In Rhinolophus sinicus isolate RSC01 linkage group LG17, ASM3656204v1, whole genome shotgun sequence, one DNA window encodes the following:
- the RNASEL gene encoding 2-5A-dependent ribonuclease, translating to METKNNNNPQERPTFSSNGKTSGADNYSLIKAVKKEDIELVQELLERGADVNFQDKDGGWTPLHNAVQSGRKDIVDLLLRFGADPCRRKKNGATPFIIAGLVGNVELLQLFLSKGADVNESDENGFTAFMEAASYGKVDALRFLHEKGAKVNLGRKTKEDQERLRKGGATALMDAAQNGHLEVVKVLLDEMGADVKARDNMGRNALIRAFRNSDNSKLEVITRLLLDYGADVNVRGEKGKTPLILAVEKEHIGLVKMLLEQEDIEIDDTDKEGKTALLLAVELRQKDIAQLLCEKGASTDCGDLVTIARRKHNIPLVKLLLRHGAKEDFHPPTEDWEPQSSHWRQALKQLHRMYRPMIGKLKIFIVKDYKIADTSEGGIYLGFYDDQEVAVKRFLEDSTHGQKEVSCLQSIRAKSDLVTFYGTEIHRGCLYVCISLCEQTLEKHLAEHRGKVVGNEEDKFARNILSSIFKAVEELHLLCGYTHQDLQPQNILIDFKNTVRLADFDKSIKWAGDPEEIKSDLKALGLLVLYVIKRGEIPFETLKTQSNDEVIRHSPNEEIANLIHHLFYPGENVKDHLTGLLSHPFFWSWECRYRTLRNVGNESDIKTRKRNSKILQLLDSQIHPGPSERPRMFNRWTTKIIPYVMKKMNAFYEKNGNFYTDTVGDLLKFIRNLGEHIDEKKNKKMKSKIGDPSQYLQKTFPDLVFYVYMRLQNTEYTKYFPKTHKEAMA from the exons ATGGAGACGAAGAACAATAACAACCCTCAGGAGAGACCCACATTCTCCAGCAATGGGAAGACTTCAGGGGCGGATAATTATTCGTTGAtaaaagctgttaaaaaagaaGATATTGAGCTGGTCCAGGAATTGCTAGAAAGAGGGGCTGATGTCAATTTCCAGGACAAGGATGGGGGCTGGACACCTTTGCATAATGCAGTACAAAGCGGCAGGAAGGACATTGTAGACCTTCTGCTTCGTTTTGGAGCTGACCCTTGTCGGAGGAAGAAGAACGGGGCCACTCCTTTCATCATTGCTGGGCTTGTGGGCAATGTGGAGCTGCTCCAACTTTTCCTTTCCAAAGGCGCAGATGTCAATGAGTCTGATGAGAATGGCTTTACAGCTTTCATGGAAGCCGCTTCCTATGGTAAGGTTGATGCCTTAAGATTCCTACATGAGAAAGGAGCAAAGGTAAATTTGGGTCGAAAGACGAAGGAGGATCAAGAGAGGCTTAGGAAAGGAGGGGCCACAGCACTCATGGATGCTGCTCAAAACGGACATCTAGAAGTCGTGAAGGTCCTCCTTGATGAGATGGGGGCCGATGTCAAAGCCCGTGACAACATGGGCCGAAATGCTTTGATCCGTGCTTTTCGAAACTCTGATAACAGCAAGCTGGAGGTCATCACTCGCCTTCTGCTGGACTATGGGGCTGATGTCAACGTgaggggagaaaaagggaagacgCCCCTGATTCTGGCAGTGGAAAAGGAGCACATCGGTTTGGTGAAGATGCTTCTAGAACAAGAAGATATAGAGATTGATGACACAGACAAAGAGGGCAAAACAGCACTGCTGTTGGCTGTCGAACTCCGACAGAAAGATATTGCCCAGTTGCTGTGTGAAAAGGGAGCCAGCACAGATTGTGGAGATCTTGTCACGATAGCAAGGCGCAAACACAACATTCCCCTTGTAAAGCTTCTTCTCCGTCATGGAGCCAAAGAAGATTTTCACCCTCCCACTGAAGACTGGGAACCTCAGAGCTCCCATTGGCGACAGGCCCTGAAACAGCTCCACAGGATGTACCGCCCGATGATTGGCAAACTCAAGATCTTTATTGTTAAAGATTATAAAATTGCTGACACGTCGGAAGGGGGCATCTACCTGGGATTCTATGATGACCAAGAGGTAGCCGTGAAGCGATTCTTGGAAGATAGCACACATGGACAAAAGGAAGTGTCCTGCCTCCAGAGCATCCGAGCAAAGAGTGACTTGGTGACATTCTATGGCACTGAGATCCACAGGGGCTGTCTGTATGTGTGCATATCCCTCTGTGAGCAGACACTGGAGAAGCACTTGGCCGAGCACAGAGGGAAGGTGGTGGGAAACGAGGAAGATAAGTTTGCCCGAAACATCCTCTCGTCTATATTTAAGGCTGTTGAAGAGCTACACCTGTTGTGTGGATACACTCACCAGGACCTGCAGCCACAGAACATCTTAATAG ATTTCAAGAACACTGTTCGCCTGGCAGATTTTGATAAAAGCATCAAGTGGGCTGGAGACCCAGAGGAAATCAAGAGCGATCTAAAG GCCCTTGGACTGCTGGTCCTATATGTGATAAAGAGAGGAGAAATCCCTTTCGAGACGCTGAAGACTCAAAGTAATGATGAGGTGATTCGACATTCTCCAAATGAGGAAATTGCGAACCTCATTCATCACCTTTTCTACCCTGGGGAAAATGTGAAGGACCATCTGACTGGCCTGCTGAGCCATCCTTTCTTTTGGAGTTGGGAGTG TCGCTATAGGACCCTTAGGAATGTGGGGAATGAATCTGACATCAAAACACGAAAACGGAATAGCAAGATCCTCCAACTCCTGGATTCTCAAATCCACCCTGGACCATCAGAACGTCCCAGAATGTTTAACCGGTGGACTACTAAG attATCCCCTatgttatgaagaaaatgaatgcattttatgaaaaaaatggcaACTTCTACACAGACACCGTGGGTGATCTGCTAAAGTTCATCCGGAATTTAGGGGAACACATTGacgaaaaaaagaacaaaaa gATGAAGTCGAAAATTGGAGACCCTTCCCAGTATTTGCAGAAGACATTCCCCGATCTGGTCTTCTATGTCTATATGAGACTACAGAACACAGAATACACAAAGTATTTCCCCAAAACTCACAAAGAAGCCATGGCATGA